Proteins co-encoded in one Neofelis nebulosa isolate mNeoNeb1 chromosome 2, mNeoNeb1.pri, whole genome shotgun sequence genomic window:
- the DNAJB2 gene encoding dnaJ homolog subfamily B member 2, producing MASYYDILDVPRSASADDIKKAYRKKALQWHPDKNPDNKEFAERKFKEVAEAYEVLSDKHKREIYDRYGREGLTGAGTGPSRAEPGGGGPGFTFTFRSPEEVFREFFGSGDPFAELFDDLGPFSELQSRGSRHSGPFFTFSSSFPGHSDFSSSSFSFSPGAGAFRSVSTSTTFVQGHRITTRRIMENGQERVEVEEDGQLKSVTINGVPDDLALGLELSRREQQQSVTSRSGGTQVRQTPVSRPSDSDLSEDDEDLQLAMAYSLSEMEAAGKKPADVF from the exons ATGGCATCCTACTACGATATCCTAGACGTGCCGCGAAGTGCGTCCGCTGATGACATCAAGAAGGC GTATCGGAAGAAGGCTCTACAGTGGCACCCAGACAAGAACCCGGATAATAAAGAATTTGCTGAGAGGAAGTTCAAGGAGGTGGCCGAGGCATATGAAGTGCTGTCAGACA AGCATAAGCGGGAGATCTACGACCGTTATGGCCGGGAAGGGCTGACCGGGGCAG GAACTGGCCCATCTCGAGCGGAACCTGGTGGTGGTGGGCCCGGCTTCACCTTCACCTTCCGCAGCCCCGAGGAGGTCTTCCGGGAGTTCTTCGGGAGCGGAGACCCTTTTGCGGAGCTCTTTG ATGACCTGGGCCCCTTCTCAGAGCTTCAGAGCCGGGGTTCCCGACACTCGGGCCCCTTCttcaccttctcttcctccttccctgggcACTCTG ATTTCTCCTCCTCGTCTTTCTCCTTCAGTCCTGGGGCTGGTGCTTTTCGCTCTGTTTCTACGTCTACCACCTTTGTCCAAGGACACCGCATCACGACACGCAG AATCATGGAGAACGGGCAGGAACGGGTGGAGGTGGAAGAAGACGGGCAGCTGAAGTCAGTCACAATCAATG GTGTCCCAGACGACCTGGCACTGGGCTTGGAGCTGAGCCGGCGTGAGCAGCAACAGTCTGTCACCTCCAGGTCCGGGGGCACACAGGTCCGGCAGACCCCTGTCTCCCGCCCCTCTGACAGCGACCTCTCTGAGGATGATGAAGATCTGCAGCTCGCCATGGCCTACAGCCTGTCAGAGATGGAGGCAGCTGGGAAGAAACCGGCAG ATGTGTTCTGA